GCTCCAGAACTTTTGTCAGATCCCGCGTGGTCACGCGCCCCTTCTGATAGGCCTCGCGGAAAAAATTCCAGTCGGGATAAATATCGCGGCCCAGCTGACGTTTCTGTTGAAAAGCGACATCCAGAATCGGGGCATCCGTCGAACCTTGAAAAGGATTCACGGCGACGAAGCGTTCCAGAGTCCAAAGCGGGGTCTGGCGTTGACAGATTTTCCGAACCTCGGCGGCAACGTTGGGAAGCACATCCAGTTCAAACATGGTTCACCTTTCCAATCAGACGTTGAGTCATCGCGTGAAAATAAAATCCGTGCCGTGCATGGGTAAGAAAGGCCCAGCGTTTGACAGCCGGCCAGGACGAGAGGCTTCGTTGCAGCACAAAGAGTCCCATGGATCCGGCCGTGACCAGAAGAAGGATGGCATCATGCGCCTCCAGATAAGGCCGGGGCGGCGAGAGAAGGAAACTGCCAGCCTTGTGGCTCAGAGTCAGAAGTAGGGGACCTGCGACCATGATAATCATGGCGCCGACTGCGATGTGCCCGCGACTCGGAGCCAGCGTTGCATGCAAAAGGAGCCCGCTGCCGAGGGCGAGTATCGAGAGAGACAGAGAAACCGCATGACCCAGCGTGAAGATCGTGGCCCCGGCCTGCATGAAGACGAGTAGCGGCAAAGCTGTGAGTATGAGAAGCGATATCGTCGCCACCGTTCCACCCCAGGCCCAGTTCACCTGGGTCTGACGGAAGCGCGAGAGTTCACCCGAAGCAAGGAAACAGTGAGCCTTGTAAAACGCGTGACCGAGCATGTGCATGAGTCCCGCCGTCGGCAGTCCGAAGCTGATCTGCAGGAACATAAATCCCATCTGCGCACTGGTGCTGAGTGCCAGCTGCCGCTTCCGATCGGGTGTGGCGAGCATCGTCAGACCTGCGATCACGATACTCAGAAAACCGAAGAGACCGAGAATGCCAAGAGCCGTGGGCGTCACCAGCGGAAGAGTACGAAGGATCAGATAACCACCGGCGTTGATAATGCCGGCATGCATCAGAGCCGAAACAGGGGTCGGTGTATCCAGGGTTTCCGGCAGCCAGGAATGAAAGGGAACCTGGGCCGATCGTGTGAGCGCGGCGATGACCAGAAGGATTCCAATGACATCACCACCGCCCTGCCCGGCTTCCACCATGGACCAGACCGTGGGCAGATGAAAGCTGCGGAAATTTTCCCAGATAAAGTAAGCCGCGCCCATGATCGCCACATCACCCAGCCGCGATATGATGAATTTATGCTGAGCCGTGCGCAGAGCCTCAGGCCGATCTCTGTAAAGGCAGAGGAGGCGATTTAATCCCAGGCCTGTCCCGCTCCAGGCGACCACGAGGAAAAGAAAATGATTGGTGAGGATCATGAGCAGAACCATCGCAACGGTAAACTGCGCGTAAAGAAAGAAGCGACTCTGCACGGCATCACCATCGAGGTACCGCACCGCATAGCGCGTCACCACCCAGGACAGGAGCGCAACGAGACAGCTCACGCTCATCGAAAGACGATTCAGCCAAAGCCCCGGCACAAGATCCAGGCCCATGCTGGCGAAGGGTGTTTGTTCCAAAGAAACCCAGGCCGCGACGAAAAAAAACAGACTCACGAGCGAGCTCATGGGAACCAGGCGTCGCGCCTTCAAAGGCCTCACGAGCGAGATGATGATACCTAAGCCAATACTGAGTATGCCGAAGAGCGCCAAAAGACCTGGAAGTTCAGCTACTTGCATGGGAGTCCCGACCTCACTTTAAATTCATGAAACACGTTACATGAAACCTAATTCATGTGTTTGGTTTCGTCAATTCACTTTCTGCGGCCCCCGCTCTTTGACGGGGGATGGAAGCCACAGGAATGAAGTTTTAAAGTGAGGGGGCTATCAGAAGAGGTAGCCGATGTGGACAGTCGGGAACACGGTGTAACGGCTCCTTTTCAGCTCATCGCCGGCTATCACGATATTATCTGTGTTCGGGCTATAGCCTAAACCCAACCAGGGCGTGATCGTAACGCTGGAAATGATGAAACGATAGCCTCCGCGGACTCCGTAGCTATATTCATTGAGTTTCAGTTCCTCAGAACTCGGAATATGGACGAATTTTTGTTCACTCCATCCGCCTTCGATACCCAGGAACCAACCTCTTTCATCAGCACGCTTCAGATCCCACTTCACGCCGGCCCCGCGGAAAGAAGCTTCAAAATTATCATTGTCAACGACGTCAGACGGCAGCTTCATGCCGTAAACGCCAAGATCCCATCGCCCATAAGCTGGTGATAGACCAAGATGCACGGAAAACCCCTGCATGGCGTAAGCAATAGGATCGACTTCAACGTCCCACTGAATCCTGGATGATTCCGCGGATGCCTGCGACGCCAAGAGAAAAGGCAGGACAGTGATCAAAGATCTCAGAATTTTCATAACATTTCCTCCTTAGGTGCCATCGAAAAGTGGGTTTTTAGTCCTTCAATCAAAACCGTGACGAGACTGCTGAAGCTGATATCGAGGTCCTGAGGCAGGCCGAAGCCACGATTACGCTCAAGAGCGACGAATCCATAAATCGAACTTCGCAGGATGCGCACGGCATGAACGATTTGGTCACGGGACAAATCGTAAGAGGTAAAGACGCAAGCCACAGCGTTGACAACCTGCCAGCCGGCTTCATGCCATTCCTTGTCGTCCTGAGGGGGAGCCACGGCTGTCGCATCGAAGGCGCCGGGAGTATCGTGGGCAAAGCGCCGATAAGCAGCAGCCACGCTCCGAATCGCGACATCACCGGAGCGTCCCGCCAAGGCTGTCAGCAGGATCCCATGCAGTTGCCGCAGAGCGATCAAAACCACGCCCCGACGAATGTCCTCAAGCCCTTCCGTATGTTTGTAAAGACCTGGAGTCTGGACACCCAGATCCCGCGCCAGCGCAGCCAAATTCAAGGAGTCAAAACCCTGAGCATTAGCCAGGTCGTAAGCATGATGGATGATTTTGTCTCGATTTAAGGTCGTTCGCGCCACAGAGGCCCCCTTGGTTAACTACATTAACTTGTCGGTTAATATGATTAACTTCTTGAGTCGGGCTTGTCAAATTTTCGGTGCAGGATTGTAAGCCTTCGCGATAAGTTTCCAGCCACCCCGCTCCTGCTTCAATCGTAACGGCTGCCTCTTTGATGCCGGCTGATTTCGCGCCAGCAGGAAAATGCACAGTCAGACGACAATCACAACGAGGGACCTCAAGGCACGCCCCAAGCAGAGGTGCCTTTCTCATGAAACACAATTCATGTGTTTGGCTTCGTCAATTAGCTTTATACTGACCCCCGACCCTTGGATGAAAAGCGACAGGAATGAGGTTTCAGAGTGGATCACGACAAAACATCACAGCCAGAAGTATCCGGCGACCTCAAAACGCAGGCGTTATGGACGTTTTTCACCAATCATGGGCATGTGCTGATTGCGTTGGCCAAGGATCCCGATATCACTCTGCGTGATATCGCCGAGTCCGTGGGCATCACCGAGCGGGCGGTGCATAAAATTATCTCGGAGTTGGAAGAGGAAGGTTATCTGACGCGCATTCGGGTGGGGCGCAAGAATCAGTACAAACTTTCATTCGATCGCCCCCTGCGCCACCCTTTGGAATATCATCGAAGCGTCGGTGATGTCATTCGACTGATCCTGGCTCCCTGATGGGCCTCAAAGCTTCGGCCTCGTCACAGCCGGCAGGGATTTGATGCCGTGGGCCGCAGCGATGGAGCCATCCTTATCGAAGATGCAGCGTTTCAAAGAATCGCTGCCCAAAAATGCAGTGAAAGCCTTGGTCGCCGCCGCCTCTTCATCAAATGATGCAATGAAATAGCTCTTCGCCAGTTGATCCGGCACGAGATGCTTTTTGCAGCTCGCGCACCAGGACGCGAAAAACACCAGCTCCTCGGCCGGCTCTTTCTTGAGCTGCTCCTGAAGCTGAGCATAGGTCATGGGCGCGCAGGCCAGAGCCACGTCCGTCACGAGCAGCAAAACAAGGGCGAGATATTTCATAAAGCTCTCATCCAGGCCAGGGTGATGGCGGTTGCTTCCACGGCGTTCCGGTTGGAGCCGAAGGCCGCCCGACGATTCAAGGTCACACGATAATTGGAACCTTCCGGATACAAAGTTTCCATAGTCAAAAATAAATCATGGGTCAAACGATCCGAATCAGGCTGGGATGCGCCATCCAGCATGAAACCCTCGCGTTTTTCCTGGATCGCGCCGCCGATGATTTTCACGGCATCGATCGGCATGCCGCCCACGGTGGCAATGGCCCTTTGCATGGGACCGGGCTTGACGGTTCCCGCTTCGCTCGTGGCACTATCCGGCCGGCCGAAGAGGAGGCTGCCGCCGAACATGATGCTGCTCATGCCATACCAAAGGTCCGCACCCAGATACGTTTCATCATAGCCCGCGCCGAAGACATCCAGCGCATGATCCCGCCTTTGATCATAGATCGAGCGCCCCAGCGCAAAACGATGACCCACCAGAAGCTGCAGCTGGGGAATCCAAGGCTCGGCGATATTGGGCTGCACCACATTAAAACGCATATGGAGCGAGGCATCGCCGTTCTGCATTTCGCTCTGGCCTTGATAAGCATTGCGGCCGAAATTGGTCACCGCGCTGACAAAGGCGCGGGCTGTCAGCCTTTGCGCGTAAGCCAGATCCAGACTCTGTTTTTGCTGGGGACCGTAGCTCCGCCGCTTCGTTCCGTGCTGATCTATATCCCGGAAATCACTCTGATGGCTCAGCCCCAGATAGAGTTTATGATTTTCATAAGGATTTAAAATAACCGGATCAGCCCCGCCGCTGCCGCAGGACGAACAGGCCATAGCCTGCCGCCCCGCGGAAAGCAGGACGGTCAGCAACATGAGAAAGAACATGCTGCTGCGCTTTTGCATCACTGCACCTCGACAGGAATCGACACGCGCGCCTTGTCCGACGATCCGCAGCCACCGGCTTCCACGTCCACGACCCAGTCCCCCGCGGCGCCGCCCATCGAGAAGTAAATGCCCGCCACCGACCAGACGTTGGCATTGTCCTTGTCCTGGGTCAAAACCATCTGATCGGCTTTGCTGGAGCCATGGCCCATCGAAGGCATGAAGAGCTTAAAGCCCGTCAGTTTCAGGGGCAGAGCTTCCGCATGCTCATCGACGAAGGTGACCGTCGCCTTGTTTTCCAGCGACGATGCTTTCAAAGGCGCGTTCCACTCGATCTTCACATGGAATGCCCCGGCCGCTGACGCGGTAAAACCGCTAAGGTCACCATGAAGACCCATATGTTCGTGGGTGGCCGCGCAGGTCGGATCGTCCGCTTGAACAGCAGCATCCGCATGATCGTCATGCTTTGAGCTTTCATCTTTTTTGGAATCACAGCCAAGAGCGATCAGAGCTGCAAAAATAAACGCAGCGCATGAATGGAGTTTCATACTCAATCCCTTTTTCCAAGATGTTTGGTGTCAATCAGAAG
The DNA window shown above is from Oligoflexus sp. and carries:
- a CDS encoding proton-conducting transporter membrane subunit — encoded protein: MQVAELPGLLALFGILSIGLGIIISLVRPLKARRLVPMSSLVSLFFFVAAWVSLEQTPFASMGLDLVPGLWLNRLSMSVSCLVALLSWVVTRYAVRYLDGDAVQSRFFLYAQFTVAMVLLMILTNHFLFLVVAWSGTGLGLNRLLCLYRDRPEALRTAQHKFIISRLGDVAIMGAAYFIWENFRSFHLPTVWSMVEAGQGGGDVIGILLVIAALTRSAQVPFHSWLPETLDTPTPVSALMHAGIINAGGYLILRTLPLVTPTALGILGLFGFLSIVIAGLTMLATPDRKRQLALSTSAQMGFMFLQISFGLPTAGLMHMLGHAFYKAHCFLASGELSRFRQTQVNWAWGGTVATISLLILTALPLLVFMQAGATIFTLGHAVSLSLSILALGSGLLLHATLAPSRGHIAVGAMIIMVAGPLLLTLSHKAGSFLLSPPRPYLEAHDAILLLVTAGSMGLFVLQRSLSSWPAVKRWAFLTHARHGFYFHAMTQRLIGKVNHV
- a CDS encoding TetR/AcrR family transcriptional regulator — encoded protein: MARTTLNRDKIIHHAYDLANAQGFDSLNLAALARDLGVQTPGLYKHTEGLEDIRRGVVLIALRQLHGILLTALAGRSGDVAIRSVAAAYRRFAHDTPGAFDATAVAPPQDDKEWHEAGWQVVNAVACVFTSYDLSRDQIVHAVRILRSSIYGFVALERNRGFGLPQDLDISFSSLVTVLIEGLKTHFSMAPKEEML
- a CDS encoding helix-turn-helix transcriptional regulator, giving the protein MDHDKTSQPEVSGDLKTQALWTFFTNHGHVLIALAKDPDITLRDIAESVGITERAVHKIISELEEEGYLTRIRVGRKNQYKLSFDRPLRHPLEYHRSVGDVIRLILAP